The following are from one region of the Streptomyces changanensis genome:
- a CDS encoding ABC transporter ATP-binding protein, with translation MLRQLLRNHLAPYRRPIAFLVALQLLQTGATLYLPTLNADIIDKGVVVGDTGYVLTYGAVMIAVSVVQVAGNIGAVYYGARTAAALGRDVRAAVFDRVQSFSARELGHFGAPSLITRTTNDVQQVQMLVLMAFTLMVSAPIMCVGGIVLALGQDVPLSAVLVAVVPVLGVSVGLVVARMRPLFRTMQERLDTVNRVLREQITGNRVIRAFVRDAYERERFRGANRELTDVSVSAGRLMALMFPTVMTVINFSSVAVVWFGAHRIDDGGMEIGALTAFLAYLMQIVMAVMMATFMFMMVPRAEVCAERIEEVLRTETSVRPPVTPLPTPSAVRGRLEIRGADFRYPGAEEPVLRGIDLVAGPGETTAVIGSTGSGKSTLLGLVPRLFDVTGGRVLVDGVDVRELDPAVIARTVGLVPQRPYLFSGTVATNLRYGRPDATDDELWQALETAQAADFVRGLEGGLNAPITQGGTNVSGGQRQRLAIARTLVQRPEIYLFDDSFSALDYRTDALLRAALARDTAGATVVIVAQRVSTIRDADRIVVLDEGRVVGTGRHAELMADNETYREIVLSQLTEAEAA, from the coding sequence GTGCTCAGACAACTACTCCGCAACCACCTGGCGCCGTACCGGCGGCCCATAGCCTTCCTGGTGGCGCTCCAACTGCTGCAGACGGGCGCCACCCTCTACCTGCCGACGCTCAACGCCGACATCATCGACAAGGGTGTCGTGGTGGGCGACACCGGCTACGTCCTGACCTACGGCGCGGTGATGATCGCGGTGTCCGTGGTGCAGGTCGCGGGCAACATCGGTGCCGTCTACTACGGCGCCAGGACCGCCGCCGCGCTCGGCCGGGACGTGCGGGCGGCGGTCTTCGACCGGGTGCAGTCCTTCTCGGCGCGGGAGCTCGGCCACTTCGGGGCGCCGTCGCTGATCACCCGGACCACCAACGACGTCCAGCAGGTGCAGATGCTGGTCCTGATGGCGTTCACGCTGATGGTGTCCGCGCCCATCATGTGCGTCGGCGGGATCGTCCTGGCGCTCGGTCAGGACGTGCCGCTGTCGGCCGTGTTGGTGGCCGTGGTGCCGGTGCTGGGCGTGTCCGTCGGGCTCGTCGTGGCCCGGATGCGGCCGCTGTTCCGCACCATGCAGGAGCGGCTGGACACGGTGAACCGGGTACTGCGCGAGCAGATCACCGGCAACCGCGTCATCCGCGCCTTCGTCCGCGACGCGTACGAGCGCGAGCGGTTCCGGGGCGCGAACCGCGAGCTGACCGACGTGTCGGTCTCCGCGGGGCGGCTGATGGCGCTGATGTTCCCGACCGTGATGACGGTCATCAACTTCTCCAGCGTCGCCGTGGTGTGGTTCGGCGCCCACCGGATCGACGACGGCGGGATGGAGATCGGCGCGCTGACCGCCTTCCTCGCCTACCTGATGCAGATCGTGATGGCCGTGATGATGGCCACCTTCATGTTCATGATGGTGCCGAGGGCCGAGGTGTGCGCCGAGCGCATCGAGGAGGTGCTGCGCACCGAGACGAGCGTCCGCCCGCCCGTCACGCCGCTGCCCACGCCGTCCGCCGTGCGCGGTCGGCTGGAGATCCGGGGCGCCGACTTCCGCTACCCGGGCGCGGAGGAGCCCGTGCTGCGGGGGATCGACCTGGTGGCCGGGCCGGGCGAGACCACCGCGGTCATCGGCTCGACGGGCAGCGGCAAGTCGACGCTGCTGGGTCTGGTGCCGCGGCTGTTCGACGTGACGGGCGGCCGGGTGCTGGTCGACGGCGTCGACGTGCGGGAGCTGGACCCCGCGGTCATCGCCCGCACGGTGGGGCTCGTCCCGCAGCGGCCGTACCTGTTCTCCGGGACGGTCGCGACGAACCTGCGCTACGGGCGGCCCGACGCCACCGACGACGAGCTGTGGCAGGCGCTGGAGACCGCCCAGGCCGCCGACTTCGTCCGCGGACTCGAGGGCGGGCTCAACGCGCCGATCACCCAGGGCGGCACGAACGTGTCCGGCGGGCAGCGGCAGCGGCTGGCCATCGCCCGGACGCTGGTGCAGCGGCCGGAGATCTACCTCTTCGACGACTCCTTCTCGGCGCTCGACTACCGGACCGACGCTCTGCTGCGGGCGGCGCTCGCCCGGGACACCGCCGGGGCGACGGTGGTGATCGTCGCGCAGCGCGTGTCGACGATTAGGGACGCCGACCGGATCGTGGTCCTGGACGAGGGCCGGGTCGTGGGGACGGGACGGCACGCCGAACTCATGGCGGACAACGAGACGTACCGGGAGATCGTGCTCTCCCAGCTGACCGAGGCGGAGGCGGCCTGA
- a CDS encoding FGGY family carbohydrate kinase, with translation MGIVAGLDSSSGSTRIVVCDADTGAVLRQGYAAHPLEPKATEVDPQAWLLSLGEAAAGGLLEGVQAIGVAAQQHGLVPLDHQGAPVRAALVGNDKRAQVAAADLVESLGGRQAWAEAVGCVPGSAHPVAKLRWLARTEPEATRRIAAVLQPQDWLVWQLLGRPARRTTDRGGASGTGYWSAASGSYRPDLVELALGHRAALPEVLGPAEAAGVTPEGLLISAGTGETMAAALGLGLGLGDAVVSLGASGSVMAVHHTALTDGQGMITAFADAAGTHLPVVYTSNAVRALRGTAEMLGVEGLEELSALALKSTPGASGLVLLPYLEGERTPPLPHTAGTLSGLRRESMKPEHLARAAFEGMLCSLADAMDVLRRRGAEVRRVFLLGAAAELPAVQAAAPAIFGAQVVVPQPADYTALGAARQAAWALGAAHGTLTAQAPPAWRGAAAQVFEPGEELAVGQAVRQQYGATRDQLHPGAFGA, from the coding sequence ATGGGGATAGTCGCCGGGTTGGACAGTTCGTCGGGTTCCACGCGCATCGTCGTCTGCGACGCGGACACGGGCGCCGTCCTGCGCCAGGGGTACGCCGCGCACCCCCTCGAACCGAAGGCGACCGAGGTCGACCCGCAGGCGTGGCTGCTCTCGCTCGGCGAGGCCGCGGCGGGCGGGCTGCTCGAAGGAGTGCAGGCCATCGGTGTCGCCGCGCAGCAGCACGGCCTCGTCCCCCTGGACCACCAGGGCGCCCCCGTGCGGGCCGCGCTCGTCGGCAACGACAAGCGGGCGCAGGTCGCGGCGGCGGACCTGGTCGAGTCGCTGGGCGGACGGCAGGCGTGGGCGGAGGCCGTGGGCTGCGTCCCGGGCTCGGCGCACCCGGTGGCGAAGCTCCGGTGGCTCGCCCGCACCGAACCGGAGGCCACGCGGCGGATCGCCGCGGTCCTCCAGCCGCAGGACTGGCTGGTGTGGCAGCTGCTGGGCCGGCCCGCCCGGCGGACCACCGACCGGGGCGGCGCGTCCGGCACCGGCTACTGGTCGGCGGCGTCCGGGTCGTACCGGCCGGACCTGGTCGAGCTCGCGCTGGGCCACCGGGCGGCGCTGCCCGAGGTGCTGGGACCGGCGGAGGCGGCGGGCGTGACGCCCGAGGGGCTGCTCATCTCCGCGGGCACCGGAGAGACCATGGCCGCCGCCCTGGGGCTGGGGCTCGGCCTCGGGGACGCCGTGGTGTCGCTCGGGGCGTCCGGCTCGGTGATGGCGGTCCACCACACGGCGCTCACCGACGGCCAGGGCATGATCACGGCGTTCGCCGACGCGGCGGGGACCCACCTGCCGGTGGTCTACACGTCGAACGCGGTGCGGGCGCTGCGCGGCACGGCGGAGATGCTGGGCGTCGAGGGGCTGGAGGAGCTGTCGGCGCTGGCGCTGAAGTCGACGCCGGGCGCCTCCGGACTGGTGCTCCTTCCCTACCTGGAGGGTGAGCGCACGCCACCGCTGCCGCACACGGCCGGCACCCTGAGCGGGCTGCGCCGCGAGTCGATGAAGCCCGAGCACCTGGCCCGGGCGGCGTTCGAGGGCATGCTCTGCTCCCTCGCCGACGCGATGGACGTGCTGCGCCGGCGCGGCGCCGAGGTACGGCGGGTGTTCCTGCTCGGTGCCGCGGCGGAACTGCCGGCCGTGCAGGCGGCGGCGCCCGCGATCTTCGGCGCGCAGGTCGTCGTGCCGCAGCCCGCCGACTACACGGCGCTGGGCGCCGCCCGCCAGGCCGCCTGGGCGCTCGGCGCGGCGCACGGCACGCTCACCGCGCAGGCGCCGCCGGCCTGGCGGGGCGCCGCGGCGCAGGTCTTCGAGCCGGGCGAGGAACTGGCGGTGGGCCAGGCGGTGCGCCAGCAGTACGGCGCGACCCGCGACCAGCTGCACCCGGGGGCGTTCGGCGCGTAG
- a CDS encoding MFS transporter, with protein MPPFEEETSTRTPEPPPPGGSSAAGASRHGRTLLFVAVALGFVIALLSSSIKNTLTAFYVSMTEDFDVSRGTFAIAPSAFMLTYAVASPVMGFVADRFGARKSLAGGLVLGGVLFLAGGFTQSFAVFTVVYGVGLAISYTAISYVPLGVLVDELFPPHRRGVTYAILMNGTAVGFVALLPLWIQLDEGTVWRSVFRWLGVVLLVVTVVALLVLPKEGGSAGVPAQEGAAPQRKSSQGMLSEVLGSRVFWTISLAFFGCGVTMAFVDVHLVAHLDHIGLGANVASTTVALLGAAEIVGALIAGYYCDRGHGVKVLVLSYLVRALSLVILMAAPTALAANVFGLLFGITYLGTVVASSMYLINSLDARAKGLALGLMWFIHQIGAFIASEGGGISYDTLRSYDPVVVFSAAIALVSTVIIAVWLPRVLRAAAAPAPDGKTADAQAAEGKTADGKAVDAGAAER; from the coding sequence ATGCCGCCCTTCGAGGAAGAGACCAGTACGCGCACGCCCGAACCGCCCCCGCCCGGCGGGTCCTCGGCGGCCGGGGCGTCCCGGCACGGGCGGACCCTGCTGTTCGTCGCCGTGGCCCTGGGCTTCGTCATCGCGCTGCTGTCCTCGTCGATCAAGAACACGCTCACGGCGTTCTACGTCTCCATGACGGAGGACTTCGACGTGTCGCGCGGCACGTTCGCGATCGCCCCGTCCGCGTTCATGCTGACGTACGCGGTGGCGTCGCCGGTGATGGGCTTCGTCGCCGACCGGTTCGGCGCGCGCAAGTCCCTCGCCGGCGGCCTCGTCCTCGGCGGCGTGCTCTTCCTGGCGGGCGGCTTCACCCAGTCGTTCGCCGTCTTCACGGTGGTCTACGGGGTGGGCCTGGCGATCTCGTACACGGCGATCTCGTACGTGCCGCTGGGCGTCCTCGTCGACGAGCTGTTCCCCCCGCACCGCCGGGGCGTCACCTACGCGATCCTCATGAACGGCACCGCCGTCGGCTTCGTGGCGCTGCTGCCCCTGTGGATCCAGCTGGACGAGGGGACGGTCTGGCGGTCGGTCTTCCGCTGGCTGGGCGTGGTCCTGCTGGTCGTCACCGTCGTCGCGCTGCTCGTCCTGCCCAAGGAGGGCGGCTCGGCCGGCGTCCCGGCGCAGGAGGGCGCGGCCCCGCAGCGCAAGTCCAGCCAGGGCATGCTCTCCGAGGTGCTCGGCTCGCGGGTCTTCTGGACGATCAGCCTCGCCTTCTTCGGCTGCGGCGTGACGATGGCCTTCGTCGACGTCCACCTGGTGGCCCACCTGGACCACATCGGCCTGGGCGCGAACGTCGCGAGCACCACGGTGGCGCTGCTCGGCGCCGCCGAGATCGTGGGCGCGCTCATCGCCGGCTACTACTGCGACCGCGGCCACGGCGTCAAGGTGCTCGTCCTCAGCTACCTGGTGCGCGCGCTGTCCCTGGTCATCCTCATGGCGGCGCCCACGGCGCTCGCCGCCAACGTCTTCGGGCTGCTCTTCGGCATCACCTACCTGGGCACCGTGGTGGCCAGCTCGATGTACCTGATCAACTCCCTGGACGCCCGCGCCAAGGGCCTCGCGCTCGGCCTCATGTGGTTCATCCACCAGATCGGCGCGTTCATCGCGAGCGAGGGCGGCGGCATCAGCTACGACACGCTCCGGTCGTACGACCCGGTGGTCGTCTTCTCGGCGGCCATCGCGCTCGTCTCCACCGTCATCATCGCGGTGTGGCTGCCGCGCGTCCTGCGCGCCGCCGCCGCCCCGGCCCCCGACGGGAAGACCGCGGACGCGCAAGCCGCCGAAGGGAAGACCGCCGACGGCAAGGCGGTCGACGCGGGAGCCGCCGAGCGCTGA
- a CDS encoding RNA polymerase sigma factor, with the protein MSYPTLGAQPRTGTVHRAAGPRRPAAVRPRTGSDHLEVAPVQTRTLTDVADVIPLVGRPQDHPEALTDAVRDPALPDAALPEAVVPDTAVPDGVVPEAVVPDLPARSAADRAAGPSSDLFRQYLREIGRIPLLTAAEEVELARRVEAGLFAEEKLARTPDPDSRLAHDLDTLVVMGRMAKRRLIEANLRLVVSVAKRYVGRGLTMLDLVQEGNLGLIRAVEKFDYARGYKFSTYATWWIRQAMSRALADQARTIRVPVHVVELINRVVRVQRRMLQEHGQEPTAVEVAAHLDLPPERIGEVLRLAQEPVSLHAPVGEEDDVALGDLIEDGDAASPVESAAFLLLREHLEAVLSTLGEREREVVQLRYGLVDGRPRTLEEIGRLFGVTRERIRQIESKTLGKLRDHAFAEQLRGYLD; encoded by the coding sequence GTGTCGTACCCCACACTGGGGGCGCAGCCTCGGACCGGCACGGTGCACCGCGCGGCGGGCCCGCGCCGTCCCGCCGCCGTACGCCCCCGAACCGGCAGCGATCACCTGGAGGTCGCCCCCGTGCAGACCCGGACCCTGACCGATGTCGCCGACGTCATCCCCCTGGTGGGCCGGCCGCAGGACCACCCCGAAGCGCTGACGGACGCCGTCCGGGACCCCGCGCTCCCGGACGCCGCGCTCCCGGAGGCGGTCGTCCCGGACACGGCGGTCCCGGACGGGGTCGTGCCGGAGGCGGTCGTGCCGGACCTCCCGGCGCGCTCCGCCGCGGACCGGGCCGCCGGGCCGTCGTCCGACCTGTTCCGGCAGTACCTGCGGGAGATCGGGCGCATCCCGCTGCTCACCGCCGCCGAGGAGGTCGAGCTGGCCCGCCGGGTCGAGGCGGGCCTCTTCGCGGAGGAGAAGCTCGCCCGCACCCCCGACCCGGACTCCCGCCTCGCCCACGACCTCGACACGCTCGTCGTCATGGGCCGCATGGCCAAGCGCCGCCTCATCGAGGCGAACCTGCGGCTCGTCGTCTCCGTCGCCAAACGGTACGTCGGCCGCGGCCTGACCATGCTGGACCTCGTCCAGGAGGGCAACCTCGGACTGATCCGGGCCGTCGAGAAGTTCGACTACGCCCGCGGCTACAAGTTCTCCACCTACGCCACCTGGTGGATCCGCCAGGCGATGTCCCGGGCCCTCGCCGACCAGGCACGGACCATCCGCGTCCCCGTCCACGTCGTGGAGCTGATCAACCGGGTGGTGCGCGTGCAGCGGCGGATGCTGCAGGAGCACGGGCAGGAGCCCACGGCCGTCGAGGTCGCCGCCCACCTCGACCTGCCGCCCGAGCGCATCGGCGAGGTGCTGCGGCTCGCCCAGGAGCCGGTCTCCCTCCACGCGCCGGTCGGCGAGGAGGACGACGTGGCCCTCGGCGACCTCATCGAGGACGGCGACGCGGCGTCCCCCGTGGAGTCCGCCGCGTTCCTGCTGCTCCGGGAGCACCTGGAGGCCGTACTGTCCACGCTCGGCGAGCGCGAGCGGGAGGTCGTCCAGCTGCGGTACGGGTTGGTCGACGGGCGGCCCCGCACCCTGGAGGAGATCGGACGCCTCTTCGGCGTGACGCGCGAGCGCATCCGCCAGATCGAGTCGAAGACCCTCGGCAAGCTGCGGGACCACGCCTTCGCCGAACAACTGCGCGGCTACCTGGACTGA
- a CDS encoding ABC transporter ATP-binding protein has protein sequence MMAPGGPSAGGPGDRSTDFKGSFKRLLARLRQERTALWTMVAAGVLSVAAAVVGPKILGRATDLVFAGVVGRGMPEGGTKEEAVAAVRERGDDGLADMLSGVGFTPGRGIDFGAVGDVLLLALAVYTVAGLLMLVSTRMSIRVINSTVYRLREDVQAKLERLPLSYVDRARRGEVLSRATNDIDNIGQTLQQTMGQLINSALTVLGVLVMMFWISPLLALVALVTVPLSVVVAARVGKRSQPQFVRQWKATGRLNAHVEEMYSGHALVKVFGRQEEAARDFREQNDELYEAGFRAQFTSGLMQPLMFFVSNVNYVLVAVVGGLRVASGTLSIGDVQAFIQYSRQFSMPLTQLASMANLLQSGVASAERVFELLDAEEQPESPALERPGRLGGAVALESVSFRYEPDKPLIEDLSLTVEPGQTVAIVGPTGAGKTTLVNLLMRFYEVTSGRILLDGVDAARMSREELRSSIGMVLQDAWLFGGTIAENIAYGAAAGREVTRAEIEEAARAAHADRFVRTLPDGYDTVLDDEGAGVSAGEKQLITIARAFLSDPVILVLDEATSSVDTRTEVLIQKAMARLAHGRTSFVIAHRLSTIRDADVILVMENGSIVEQGTHDELLAAEGAYARLYAAQFAEAVAEVD, from the coding sequence CTGATGGCTCCTGGCGGACCGAGTGCGGGGGGCCCGGGCGACCGGTCCACCGACTTCAAGGGCTCCTTCAAGCGGCTGCTGGCGCGGCTGCGGCAGGAGAGGACGGCGCTGTGGACGATGGTCGCGGCGGGCGTGCTGAGCGTGGCGGCGGCGGTGGTCGGGCCGAAGATCCTCGGCCGGGCGACGGACCTGGTGTTCGCCGGGGTCGTGGGCCGCGGCATGCCGGAGGGCGGTACCAAGGAGGAGGCCGTCGCCGCGGTGCGGGAGCGCGGTGACGACGGGCTCGCGGACATGCTGTCCGGGGTGGGCTTCACCCCGGGCCGGGGCATCGACTTCGGGGCCGTCGGCGACGTACTGCTGCTGGCACTGGCGGTGTACACCGTCGCCGGGCTGCTCATGCTGGTGTCGACCCGGATGTCGATCAGGGTCATCAACAGCACGGTGTACCGGCTGCGGGAGGACGTGCAGGCGAAGCTGGAGCGGCTGCCACTGAGTTACGTCGACCGGGCGCGGCGCGGCGAGGTGCTGAGCCGGGCGACGAACGACATCGACAACATCGGCCAGACGCTCCAGCAGACCATGGGCCAGCTGATCAACTCGGCGCTGACGGTCCTGGGCGTGCTGGTGATGATGTTCTGGATCTCGCCGCTTCTCGCGCTGGTGGCGCTGGTGACCGTGCCGTTGTCGGTGGTCGTGGCGGCGCGGGTCGGCAAGCGGTCGCAGCCGCAGTTCGTCCGCCAGTGGAAGGCGACCGGCCGGCTCAACGCCCACGTCGAGGAGATGTACTCGGGGCACGCGCTGGTGAAGGTCTTCGGCCGGCAGGAGGAGGCGGCGCGGGACTTCCGCGAGCAGAACGACGAACTGTACGAGGCCGGGTTCCGGGCCCAGTTCACCAGCGGGCTCATGCAGCCGCTGATGTTCTTCGTGTCGAACGTCAACTACGTGCTGGTCGCCGTGGTCGGCGGGTTGCGCGTGGCGTCCGGGACGCTGTCGATCGGCGACGTGCAGGCGTTCATCCAGTACTCCCGGCAGTTCTCCATGCCGCTGACGCAGCTCGCCTCCATGGCGAACCTGCTCCAGTCCGGCGTGGCGTCGGCCGAGCGGGTCTTCGAGCTGCTGGACGCGGAGGAGCAGCCCGAGTCGCCGGCGCTGGAGCGGCCGGGCCGGCTGGGCGGGGCGGTGGCGCTGGAGTCGGTGTCGTTCCGGTACGAGCCGGACAAGCCCCTCATCGAGGACCTGTCGCTGACGGTGGAGCCGGGTCAGACGGTCGCCATCGTCGGTCCGACGGGTGCGGGCAAGACCACCCTCGTCAACCTGCTGATGCGGTTCTACGAGGTCACGTCCGGCCGGATCCTGCTGGACGGCGTGGACGCGGCGCGCATGTCCCGGGAGGAGCTGCGCTCCTCGATCGGCATGGTGCTCCAGGACGCCTGGCTGTTCGGCGGGACCATCGCGGAGAACATCGCGTACGGCGCGGCCGCCGGTCGCGAGGTGACGCGCGCGGAGATCGAGGAGGCGGCGCGGGCCGCGCACGCCGACCGCTTCGTCCGCACGCTGCCGGACGGCTACGACACCGTCCTCGACGACGAGGGGGCGGGGGTCAGCGCCGGCGAGAAGCAGTTGATCACCATCGCCCGGGCGTTCCTGTCGGACCCGGTGATCCTCGTCCTGGACGAGGCGACGAGTTCGGTGGACACGCGCACGGAGGTGCTGATCCAGAAGGCGATGGCGCGGCTCGCCCACGGGCGGACCAGCTTCGTCATCGCCCACCGCCTGTCGACGATCCGCGACGCCGACGTGATCTTGGTGATGGAGAATGGCTCCATCGTCGAACAGGGCACGCACGACGAGCTGCTGGCCGCGGAGGGTGCCTACGCCCGTCTGTACGCCGCGCAGTTCGCCGAGGCCGTGGCCGAGGTCGACTGA
- a CDS encoding GNAT family N-acetyltransferase: MLTWHWPVDVRAHEKDLARMLAASAADDGILGYAETPSEAQQAGFVDGVEQLVSGGGGHLLIGEDGEGVAAMCVMKTNGMPNCRHLAEVMKAYLEPRVRGTSAVYQLVEQVCAKATEVGVETLTIDVREDSKAHRVWSRFGFTSYGVLDDYARVDGTSYRGHYMRHGVRELAASVAERTRARSGGAAGS, from the coding sequence GTGTTGACATGGCACTGGCCCGTCGACGTACGGGCGCATGAGAAGGACCTCGCCAGGATGCTCGCGGCGAGCGCCGCGGACGACGGGATCCTCGGTTACGCCGAGACCCCCTCGGAGGCCCAGCAGGCGGGGTTCGTCGACGGGGTCGAGCAGCTCGTCTCCGGCGGCGGCGGTCACCTCCTGATCGGCGAGGACGGGGAGGGGGTGGCGGCGATGTGCGTGATGAAGACCAACGGCATGCCCAACTGCCGCCACCTGGCCGAGGTGATGAAGGCGTACCTGGAGCCCCGGGTGCGCGGCACGTCGGCCGTCTACCAGCTGGTCGAGCAGGTCTGCGCCAAGGCGACGGAGGTGGGCGTCGAGACGCTCACCATCGACGTCCGGGAGGACTCCAAGGCGCACCGGGTGTGGTCGCGCTTCGGCTTCACCTCCTACGGCGTCCTCGACGACTACGCGCGCGTGGACGGGACGTCGTACCGCGGCCACTACATGCGCCACGGCGTCCGTGAACTGGCGGCCTCCGTGGCCGAGCGGACCCGGGCGCGGTCCGGCGGGGCGGCCGGGAGCTGA
- a CDS encoding homoserine O-acetyltransferase/O-succinyltransferase family protein has protein sequence MTDTPDVTGGLLRIGIVDLFSPAPESWARYMFATAVESAAGRLGLPVEVTAYGADMTRPTADCGIAWEDLPSLDGLIVTGGEPRYRAVEAEPALAVVDRILAETAGRVASTVYSCQSAHAALHLLHGLSRSRLPHKRQGVYTHRVRARGPLTAGLPDTVRVPHSRWNTMPTEELRRVGVTVALETEDGAWSLATGDDGLRHVFCQGHPEYLRETLLSEYRRDLRRYAGGEADHVPDLPRDYLTADAEDTLLAYAEKLREQRDPELLKSFPDRAAAEGIEDGWLADSRAFFTDWVRALNDSRERSGHQRVDMALARRRTGA, from the coding sequence ATGACCGACACACCCGACGTGACCGGCGGATTACTGCGCATCGGGATCGTCGACCTCTTCTCACCCGCCCCGGAGAGCTGGGCGCGGTACATGTTCGCCACCGCCGTGGAGAGCGCGGCCGGCCGGCTCGGCCTGCCCGTGGAGGTCACGGCGTACGGGGCGGACATGACCCGCCCGACGGCGGACTGCGGGATCGCCTGGGAGGACCTGCCGTCGCTGGACGGGCTGATCGTCACGGGCGGCGAGCCGCGCTACCGCGCGGTGGAGGCCGAACCGGCCCTCGCGGTGGTCGACCGGATCCTGGCCGAGACGGCGGGGAGGGTCGCGTCGACGGTGTACTCCTGCCAGTCGGCGCACGCGGCGCTGCACCTGCTGCACGGGCTGAGCCGCAGCCGCCTGCCGCACAAGCGGCAGGGCGTCTACACCCACCGCGTGCGCGCCCGCGGCCCGCTCACGGCCGGTCTGCCGGACACCGTGCGCGTGCCGCACTCGCGGTGGAACACCATGCCGACCGAGGAGCTGCGGCGCGTGGGCGTCACCGTCGCGCTGGAGACCGAGGACGGCGCCTGGTCCCTGGCGACCGGTGACGACGGGCTGCGGCACGTCTTCTGCCAGGGCCACCCCGAGTACCTGCGGGAGACGCTGCTCAGCGAGTACCGGCGCGACCTGCGCCGGTACGCCGGGGGCGAGGCCGACCACGTGCCGGACCTGCCGCGGGACTACCTGACGGCGGACGCCGAGGACACGCTCCTCGCGTACGCCGAGAAGCTCCGGGAGCAGCGCGACCCCGAGCTGCTCAAGAGCTTCCCCGACCGGGCCGCCGCCGAGGGGATCGAGGACGGCTGGCTGGCGGACTCACGGGCCTTCTTCACCGACTGGGTGCGGGCCCTGAACGATTCGAGAGAGCGGAGTGGGCACCAGCGTGTTGACATGGCACTGGCCCGTCGACGTACGGGCGCATGA